The Coffea arabica cultivar ET-39 chromosome 6e, Coffea Arabica ET-39 HiFi, whole genome shotgun sequence genome contains the following window.
AGCTCCAGAAGGACGCCATATTCTTCACATATTTACAACTTCTTCCATAGAGGACTGGGAGGTgggtttcttttgttctttcctCAAACCGAGCACTACTTCTGAATAGAAAATTCTACCAGCTTCAATAAGTGGGGTTTTAATGTTTTATGACAACTATAAGATGGCCTCTTCCTATCAGGGACTGTCTAGAAAAGACTATGAGGCAAAGAAGGAGCTTGTAGCAGACAAAATCATAATGAGACTTGAAAAGAAACTCTTTCCAGGCCTGAAGTCAGCAATTGTTTTTAAGGAGGTATAAAGCTCTGCTAGAAGTATCATACTTCTATCAGTAGTCATATGTCGTAGGATATAACTTCTTTGGCTTTTATTCTACTGGGTAGTACCAGACACTTCTTTCATGCTgaagtgtcaaaactgtcctttGTTTGTAATTGGCACATCTTAGAACAGGTCTGTGTGATGTAGCACACCTCTCTTTTTGTAATTCTTCATCCATGTAGTATGCCTGTGTTTGGTGAACCTTTCAGGGTTATGATAGCTTTCTTACTTTTTCTAATGCATCACCAATGGCAGGTTGGGACACCAAAGACACACCGACGGTACTTGGCTCGTGATAGTGGTACCTACGGCCCAATGCCACGTAATACTCCTAAGGGCCTATTGGGAATGCCATTCAACACGACAGTAAGGAAAATTAGTGATTTTCATTAATGTGTTCTTGATTATCAGTGAAAGGACATGCTCCAAGTTTATCTCGTCTAATCAATAGAAGACTGCTTCATGGTGCATGAAATTTGCAGGGTATCGATGGTCTATACTGTGTTGGAGATAGTTGCTTTCCAGGACAAGGTGTTATAGCGGTTGCCTTCTCAGGAGTTATGTGCGCCCATCGGGTAGGTGCTGACCTAGGTAAGCATTTTCCAGAATCCTTTcttggttactaaccttttATTCACTGaaaatctccttttttttttttggttgcctgCCACGGTATTCAGGGCTTTGCCCTGACTAATCACTGAAAATCTCCTTACAAATTAGTTAAACGAAGTTAGCTATGTGGTTCGTGTCACTTCTTGTTTTGTGTTGTTCATTTGACTGGAACATTTTCTCTCATTAATATAGGGCTTGAGAGGAAATCCCCCGTACTGGATGCTGCCCTCCTACGATTACTTGGTTGGTTGAGGACGTTAGCATGAGAATGTTTTTGAGTAAAGAACAAGGGAAAGTCATTAATTTGGCTGAAAGTAGTATCAGTTGAGACTGAATGTTATGATTAAACACCCAAATTTGATGGGAATATATCTGGTTATAGACACCCTCTCTCATATATGCAATGTTATCCAGTGGGAATCAAACTCATAGGCACTTCATTGCTGGAGTAGTGCTTATCTAGCTTTCAGAAAACCAATGATTCTTAGTAGAATTGTGAATACAATGGCATTCTGATTTAATTGCAAATGCCATTGTGTATATgactatttaaatttttatgcaGCATCAATCATAATAATAATCTTTGGTGTGGATATTTGTATGGGAACTAAGGAATGTTTTGATATTTGATGATTTCGTTCTATAGCAACGGATCATATTCTCGGATGATGCACAAAAACTTCAACGGGTGTTAAGATCTTGCTGCAAATACAAcgaggaagatgagttcatatATCATACTAATATTTTGGAGACCTTGTCCTAGTGTCATTGACTCTTATCACGTCTAAGAAACTCGCTTCTCCCGTTTCCGAATTTCTGATACACTAAAGATTGACGACCTGCCTAGAGGTGAAAATTTAACAATCCTACCTTGGTTATCTTGACCAAGACTGACTTCACCAACTTTCATCTTGAGCTTTTAGCAGACAAACCTTTGTAAAAGAAAAGTCTGGCTGCTGTAGGGAGCTCATTCTTTTCAAGTCCTAAGTTCCAGGTTGCAGCTTCATCCTTCGTAAAGATACATAGGCTAAGAGTCTGTAGCCAACAACCATGGCTGCCAGCACACTTACTTCCTTGAAACCGCTGTCTATTCTTATCCCTTCAATTGTGTGACTTATGTGTTCATACTGCACCTTCAGAAGAAGCTTGTAGGTGTGATAGTTAAATGATAGATAACGGAGCCAAGATATGAATACTGGTACTTCCTGCAAAATGGAGAAATCCCCTTTTCATTACTCATTTAAACCCATAATTGGGAAGTAAAAATCCAGATCTTTTAATCAGGTATGGTTTCTGCTTTACAATTTTTCATTGAAATCAAACTGCCAATCTTCTGGATTACATGGATGTTGAGTTTAgtgttacccaaaaaaaaaaagagtctccACTACCGGTCAGCAGGACTTTGGGCTGGTTTTAAGTGGATACCCAAGTGCTGCATGTTTATACCATTAGTTTATGCAGTAATTGGAGGGAAAGCATGCTTACCTTAACAAAATAACCCCCAGCTAACATGAAGGTCATCACAGTAACAGAGGCCAGAGTTGTTGACTTCTTTAGATCCATCAATGTAGCCCCGATTGCTAATCCAAATCCCTTCCATTGAATAATCATTAAAGGTGAAGTGCAGTAGCTATGTCATTTTCGATAAAAAGTTGATATCATCAAATTCAGAATGGTCATACCTGAGCTGCTACAATGCACAGGAAAACTGTAACCACGGTGAGGAAAAAAGAACCAGCATTGAGCCTGAGACCTGCCATAAAATACACAACCAGAAGGAAAAGTACTGGCAGTAAAAGGTCAAGTGGAATGTCACTTGTCGTCCTGGCCACAAAATATGCACTTAGTCTATACATGTCAGCTGCTCGTTCCTTGCTCAGCATGGCTCTTTCTTGAGGAAATGTGAATATTGCAGTGAAAACTGGGAAAAATCCCCAGAAGacagaaatgaagaagagcaACCCAGCCTGCAAAGCCATATTAGGTTGAGAACCATATTCATTCCTGTTCTACAGAAAGAGCAACTTTCAAATTTGGTACATGACAGACTATCGATGATATCAGTAGCTTTAGCAAGTAGCCCCAATAAAGACTTTCTAGTTTCTTAAATATATTTGCTGAgtcttttatcttttgttttaaaACATCGTGGTAATAATGATCCACAGTTGTTAATTGACTGGTGAATATTAATCTCTTTGTTTATCTAATTAGcttcccctccccccccccctaaCAACAAAAAAACACCTCCGCCCTCTCCACGTATTTCTTTGCTGTGAGTGGTCATTGGGATCTGTTGAAGCTACGCCACTTTAAATAAGCCAAAGTGCAGTAAAACGAGAAACTGTTGAAGCTATGTTTGGATCGAAATTTCTAGTTTGCAATGGTGGCATTGCACATTAAGCAGCTTTCTGTATTCACAGAGAATAGTTAATACCTGATCTTGCAGTTCTTTGGGGTTGTCGCTACCAGACTGCCACCACAGCATTCCCAAGATAACAGCAGTTGCAAGAACTTGGGTGATTCTCAACCAGCTGAAATAGTCATGACGCCTTTCTTTGAGTCCTCTCCAGAATAGTATAGAGTACTGTTCAAACCAGCTGGCTCCCCATTCTCTCTTCTTGGAACATACTTGAGACTTAATTGCCTCATCAATTTGCAGAGGTACCAATAGtttcttcttttcattttcagcTACTCGTGTCTCATAAGATTCCACAAGATACTGCTTTGACATGAGAAAATCATCACAAAATTTAGattcttttgtttcttatgaTTGTACAGGCATATATTTTGAAGCCCTGAGATGTTAGTAAAACTTATATCCAAGATAACCACGAACGGCAAAATTTGGGTTTTTTACTGTGAGATCAATGTTGATGTCCTGTCTGAACCATTTATTCTTTAGCCCTCAGATGTTAGTAAATTTTGGTTTCATTTATTCTTTAGCAACTTTCTGTTTAAACTATTTGACTtttgcctttgttttcactgagaaaatttatGACCTATATAAGTTTGATATATACTGCAAACTACAAAATAAGTTAAGACCTCCAGATTTCAATTCAAATGTATGTAAACCTAGTTAATCATATgccaataaaattttaaaagtatCTTCACCTCATGCACAATAGTAGGAGATGGTCTTCCATTTCTAGTCTCTGTTTCTGAATTCCCCAATTGTACCCTGTCCTCCAATTCAGAAGGGACTGAAACATCATTTAAATTCCCATTTGCAAGATCTAGCAGGAACTCTGCGGGGTTCATTGCAATTAGTGGTGAGCATCCTACGGAGGAAAAGTAAACCATAGCTTCTGCTGCTTTTCCAAAGTAAAGTAAATTCCCTTTGCCTAGAAGAATCAGTTTGTCGAACTTGTGGAAAAGTCTGCTGGACGGCTGGTGGATTGTGGTGATCACTGTCTTACCAGCCTGCCAGAAAGTCGAAAACATCAGTCTAACATGTTTCCTGTTTCCTATAATTCTTGGCGATCATAATCCATCTTTGAGTTATCATTATGTTTGTTTGTTTTCTATTAAAAGTAATTTAATGAGGCACAATCAGAACGACAGGAAGCGTGCTATGAGTTTACCCTATCCCCAAATAGTTAATAAAGAATTGAAGCAGAATTAATGTCGTAGGTTTGTTGAACATAATTTGAGTGATCAATTTTGTCGCCCGTAAGGTAGGAATAACTCTACCCCATtttatgcaaaatgaatttgaccCGCAACAAAGGACGATAGAGAGGAATTTGATAGCAGCTTACCTCAGCTATATCCTGCAGAAGTTCAACAATCCTTAAAGCTGTGGTAGAATCCAAGCCAGAAGTGGGTTCATCGAGGAACAAAAGAGATGGGTTTATAATTATCTCATTTCCTATACAGACACGCTTCCTCTCTCCACCTGAAACTCCCCGGACAAAGGAGCCACCAATCATGGTGTCTTGGCACCTGTGCACATGATGTTCCTCGCAAGCTTAGCTTTCTCACTTCTAATCTGCTGGTTGAGTTAAAATCACCTGATACTTCCAGATGCAAGAGAgcgtaaaattgaaaattaccTCTCTAATCCAAGCTCATATATTACATCTACGGCGCGTTGTTCTTTTTGCTGTTTTGTCAGTATACTTGGCAATCTCAGCTGGGCTGCAAATGTTAATGTTTCTTTGACTGTAAGGTGCGGGAATAGCACGTCGTCTTGGGTCACAAATCCAATCCTGCCAAAAAATGAAATGTTATTCTACTGCATTCATTGACCAGTTGAATGTATATCATACCTGAAATTTGCTTTGACATTAtctttggaaaaaatgaaaatatgcagcTGAATGTATATTTTGCAGCTTTGTGTAGGTTTTGATGGATAACCAGTTTGATTGACCAGTTCAACGAAATTTATCCTGATTGCGGTTCTCCTAGTCCTAGGTACTTCTTTACTCAACTGTGCTAGTTAAGGTTGATGCATTTGGAGTTCATACGTTTTCATTGTTAGCTATAGTTTGAATCTGGGTAATATGCAGATGGGACTTGCAGTTTCTTCTTAGTTTTCTCCTTTTGTGAGCAAATAATAAGATTTACACCAGACCTGTTGTTCATAAATTGAGAGATTAGGAATTGGCTTCATATGATCTGGAGGCATGTGCGATTATGTTGGTGCTTTTGAATAATCATTTCACATGACATGATTTGAGGGTACTTGTA
Protein-coding sequences here:
- the LOC113693903 gene encoding ABC transporter G family member 22 isoform X2; translated protein: MADQKTNSTSLLRTRSDQLAETMATIMKSPTHSSSETAAAGAAVENGGTGTGTLSRKSSKRLAMPSPGRSGGSTGKNAHIRKWSSAQMKFDLDDVSSGAALSRASSASLGLSFSFTGFTMPPDEIADTKPFNDDDIQDLEAGTRKKKIHTEPTLPIYLKFTDVSYKIVIKGVTSTIEKDILNGITGSVNPGEVLALMGPSGSGKTTLLSLLGGRLRGATTGGSVTYNDQPYSKFLKSRIGFVTQDDVLFPHLTVKETLTFAAQLRLPSILTKQQKEQRAVDVIYELGLERCQDTMIGGSFVRGVSGGERKRVCIGNEIIINPSLLFLDEPTSGLDSTTALRIVELLQDIAEAGKTVITTIHQPSSRLFHKFDKLILLGKGNLLYFGKAAEAMVYFSSVGCSPLIAMNPAEFLLDLANGNLNDVSVPSELEDRVQLGNSETETRNGRPSPTIVHEYLVESYETRVAENEKKKLLVPLQIDEAIKSQVCSKKREWGASWFEQYSILFWRGLKERRHDYFSWLRITQVLATAVILGMLWWQSGSDNPKELQDQAGLLFFISVFWGFFPVFTAIFTFPQERAMLSKERAADMYRLSAYFVARTTSDIPLDLLLPVLFLLVVYFMAGLRLNAGSFFLTVVTVFLCIVAAQGFGLAIGATLMDLKKSTTLASVTVMTFMLAGGYFVKEVPVFISWLRYLSFNYHTYKLLLKVQYEHISHTIEGIRIDSGFKEVSVLAAMVVGYRLLAYVSLRRMKLQPGT
- the LOC113693903 gene encoding ABC transporter G family member 22 isoform X1; the protein is MADQKTNSTSLLRTRSDQLAETMATIMKSPTHSSSETAAAGAAVENGGTGTGTLSRKSSKRLAMPSPGRSGGSTGKNAHIRKWSSAQMKFDLDDVSSGAALSRASSASLGLSFSFTGFTMPPDEIADTKPFNDDDIQDLEAGTRKKKIHTEPTLPIYLKFTDVSYKIVIKGVTSTIEKDILNGITGSVNPGEVLALMGPSGSGKTTLLSLLGGRLRGATTGGSVTYNDQPYSKFLKSRIGFVTQDDVLFPHLTVKETLTFAAQLRLPSILTKQQKEQRAVDVIYELGLERCQDTMIGGSFVRGVSGGERKRVCIGNEIIINPSLLFLDEPTSGLDSTTALRIVELLQDIAEAGKTVITTIHQPSSRLFHKFDKLILLGKGNLLYFGKAAEAMVYFSSVGCSPLIAMNPAEFLLDLANGNLNDVSVPSELEDRVQLGNSETETRNGRPSPTIVHEQYLVESYETRVAENEKKKLLVPLQIDEAIKSQVCSKKREWGASWFEQYSILFWRGLKERRHDYFSWLRITQVLATAVILGMLWWQSGSDNPKELQDQAGLLFFISVFWGFFPVFTAIFTFPQERAMLSKERAADMYRLSAYFVARTTSDIPLDLLLPVLFLLVVYFMAGLRLNAGSFFLTVVTVFLCIVAAQGFGLAIGATLMDLKKSTTLASVTVMTFMLAGGYFVKEVPVFISWLRYLSFNYHTYKLLLKVQYEHISHTIEGIRIDSGFKEVSVLAAMVVGYRLLAYVSLRRMKLQPGT